AAAAAGCGGGCTTTACCCATCCTGCCCGCAACCGCGCTCCCTTATTCCAATACCAAGTGGGGTTTTTTCTCCAAGCGGTGTTTGCCGTCGATAAAGCGAACCGTTCCCGTCTTGGCTCGCATCACAATTGAATGGGTCGTGGCAACTGTCCCGTTATAGCGAACGCCGCGCAACAACTCTCCATCCGTGACGCCGGTAGCGGCAAAAATGGCGTCATCCCCTTTTACCAAATCATCCATCGTCAGGATGCGAGCAGGATCACCAATCCCCATATCCTGACAGCGATGGTATTGCTCTTCATCCTCTGGTAGCAATTTTCCTTGGATTTCCCCACCTAAGCACTTGAGTGCAACCGCAGCCAGCACCCCTTCTGGTGCACCGCCAGAACCGAGCAATAAATCGACACCCGTATCGGGAAAGGCGGTATTGACAGCAGCCGCCACATCCCCGTCAGGGATTAGTTTGATGCGGGCACCTGCACGGCGTACTTCTTCAATGATGCCTGCATGGCGCGGGCGATCCAGCACCACCACGACCAGGTCGTTTACATCTTTGCCTAAAGCTTTTGCAACTGCAAGCAGATTATCTTTTACAGGGGCTTCGATATCCACATGCCCCACCGCTTTTGGACCGACAGCCAATTTGTCCATATACATATCAGGAGCATGCAACAAGTTTCCCCTCTCGGCAATCGCCACCACCGACAGGGCGTTCCATAATCCCTTGGCTACAATGTTGGTCCCTTCCAACGGATCGACAGCCACATCCACTTCCGGCAGATAACCCAACCCCAGCCGTTCGCCGATATACAACATCGGCGCTTCGTCCATCTCACCTTCGCCGATCACAACCGTTCCTCGCATCGGGATGGTGTCAAACACCTTGCGCATCGCGGAAGTGGCCGCTTCATCGGCTTCATCCTTTTTCCCAAATCCCATCCAACGGCCGGAAGCGACTGCAGCAGCCTCCGTCACCCTTACCAACTCCATCGTTAAACTGCGTTCCATGATCCATTCCCCTCCTGCCGTTTATTCCGTTTGATGCTCAACAATAAGGTAACATATTTCCGTTTATATGTTACACTATTTTTAGCGGTTGTGCGTGGAGCTTGTTGATTCGCATATTGGAGGGAGGATGGGATTTTTGCGTCTGTGGCTTTTACTATTTGTTAAAGATATATGTTAAATCAACAAACCGGTACGTACATAAAAACGGCAAGGAGGAAGATTGCACCCCTCAACAATATCTGACCACTCCCCTGCTTACTCCCGCCAAATGTGGCCTCCGAGCAGAGATAGTTTCTCCTCTAAATTCTCATATCCGCGATCAATCAGTTCCACTCCGGTGATCCGGGTTACCTTTTCCGCGATTAACCCGGCGACTACCAGCGCCGCCCCCGCCCGCAGGTCGCTGGCCCTAACCTCCGAACCGATCAAAGGGGTACTTCCCAGGATGACGGCAGTTCTCCCTTCCACCCGGATGGTGGCTCCCATTCGGCACAATTCATCCACA
This sequence is a window from Desmospora activa DSM 45169. Protein-coding genes within it:
- the glpX gene encoding class II fructose-bisphosphatase; this encodes MERSLTMELVRVTEAAAVASGRWMGFGKKDEADEAATSAMRKVFDTIPMRGTVVIGEGEMDEAPMLYIGERLGLGYLPEVDVAVDPLEGTNIVAKGLWNALSVVAIAERGNLLHAPDMYMDKLAVGPKAVGHVDIEAPVKDNLLAVAKALGKDVNDLVVVVLDRPRHAGIIEEVRRAGARIKLIPDGDVAAAVNTAFPDTGVDLLLGSGGAPEGVLAAVALKCLGGEIQGKLLPEDEEQYHRCQDMGIGDPARILTMDDLVKGDDAIFAATGVTDGELLRGVRYNGTVATTHSIVMRAKTGTVRFIDGKHRLEKKPHLVLE